One Rhizobiales bacterium GAS188 DNA window includes the following coding sequences:
- a CDS encoding putative ATP-binding cassette transporter, whose product MPVAALGAGLALDKDKNTMNAPVDVRQLIPIHPIDISKSGGWAQFATLARAMRTSPQRWALISLPVGSVLVIGAIAAGQVRLNAWQGAFYDALQQHDLGTFLHQLAVFMVIVAVLLSLVVAQTWLTEVFKVRLRGWLTRDLLGEWLRPKRAYLFTFAGEIAVNPDQRIHEDARHLTELSADLGNGLVQASLLLVSFIGVLWGLSAQVIFNVDGNEFSIPGYMVWCALAYASAGSWLTWRVGRPLIPLNTDHYAREAELRFALVRVADHAESVALYQGEADERGVLDNILGAVLSISRKLAGGLARLTWVTSGYGWLVIVAPFVMAAPGYFSGRLTLGALMIVVGAFTQIQGSLRWFVDNFARIADWRATLMRVVAMREALRSVESLNAGDARITLAEHPEGKLSLEKVEAYLPGSLAECAILDEKDVEIGAGEYVLVTGETAAGKATFFLALAGLWPWGKGTIRLPPRDDMMFLPQQPYLPLGTLRATICYPAAPTSFGEPAMLAALSRVGLERLADSLDREARWDKDLSLDEQQSLAFARVLLHAPKWVLFNDALSALDRTQRKSVMEAFGRELAGTTVISAGRGNLEEGFYTKTLHLRRCPRT is encoded by the coding sequence ATGCCTGTCGCGGCACTCGGCGCCGGTCTCGCTTTGGACAAGGACAAGAACACCATGAACGCGCCGGTCGACGTGCGGCAGCTCATCCCAATTCACCCCATCGACATCTCGAAGAGCGGCGGATGGGCGCAGTTCGCCACACTGGCGCGCGCCATGAGGACGTCGCCGCAACGCTGGGCCCTCATTTCGCTTCCGGTGGGCAGCGTCCTGGTCATAGGCGCCATTGCGGCCGGGCAGGTGAGGCTCAATGCCTGGCAAGGTGCCTTCTATGATGCGCTGCAGCAACACGATCTCGGCACCTTCCTGCACCAGCTGGCTGTGTTCATGGTGATCGTCGCGGTGCTGCTCTCGCTTGTCGTCGCCCAGACCTGGCTCACCGAGGTGTTCAAGGTCCGGCTGAGGGGATGGCTCACCCGCGACTTGCTGGGCGAATGGCTGCGCCCCAAACGTGCCTATCTGTTTACCTTCGCCGGCGAGATCGCGGTCAATCCCGATCAGCGCATCCATGAGGACGCCCGCCACCTGACCGAGCTTTCCGCCGATCTCGGCAATGGCCTTGTCCAAGCCTCGTTGCTTCTTGTCAGCTTCATCGGCGTGTTGTGGGGGCTGTCGGCACAGGTGATCTTCAACGTCGACGGCAATGAGTTCTCGATTCCGGGATATATGGTCTGGTGCGCCTTGGCCTATGCGTCGGCCGGGTCCTGGTTGACCTGGCGCGTCGGGCGCCCCCTCATCCCTCTCAACACCGACCATTATGCGCGCGAAGCGGAGCTTCGCTTCGCCTTGGTGCGGGTGGCGGACCATGCCGAATCCGTGGCGCTCTATCAGGGAGAGGCGGATGAGCGAGGCGTGCTCGACAACATCCTCGGAGCGGTTCTGTCGATCTCACGCAAGCTCGCCGGAGGATTGGCGCGTCTCACCTGGGTCACCTCCGGCTATGGCTGGCTGGTGATCGTTGCGCCCTTCGTGATGGCGGCGCCTGGCTATTTCAGCGGCAGGCTGACGCTTGGCGCGCTGATGATCGTGGTCGGCGCCTTCACCCAGATACAAGGTTCGCTGCGCTGGTTCGTCGACAATTTTGCCAGGATCGCCGATTGGCGCGCCACGCTGATGCGGGTCGTCGCCATGCGCGAGGCCTTGCGCTCGGTCGAAAGCCTCAACGCCGGCGATGCGCGGATCACCTTGGCGGAACATCCCGAAGGCAAGCTTTCCCTGGAGAAGGTCGAGGCTTACCTGCCCGGCTCGCTTGCCGAATGCGCGATCCTCGACGAGAAGGACGTAGAAATCGGCGCCGGCGAATATGTGCTGGTCACCGGCGAGACCGCCGCCGGAAAGGCGACTTTCTTCCTCGCCTTGGCGGGCCTGTGGCCCTGGGGCAAAGGCACGATCCGGCTGCCGCCACGAGACGATATGATGTTTCTGCCGCAGCAACCCTATTTGCCGTTGGGCACGCTGCGCGCGACGATCTGCTATCCGGCCGCGCCCACGAGCTTCGGCGAACCCGCCATGCTTGCCGCGCTGTCGCGGGTCGGGCTCGAGCGCCTCGCCGATTCGCTGGATCGGGAGGCCCGCTGGGACAAGGATTTGTCCCTTGATGAGCAGCAGTCTCTCGCCTTCGCCCGCGTTCTCCTGCATGCGCCGAAATGGGTGTTGTTCAATGACGCGCTGAGCGCGCTCGACCGCACGCAGCGCAAATCCGTGATGGAGGCTTTCGGGCGCGAGCTTGCCGGCACAACCGTCATCAGCGCCGGGCGCGGCAATTTGGAAGAAGGCTTCTACACCAAGACCCTCCACCTTCGTCGCTGCCCTCGGACATGA
- a CDS encoding HlyD family secretion protein has protein sequence MKTDGEIWQDSQDAGQRPPEERLGDTVEPQGAALIDELRRVEGIRIREVQAGSYIPPPGDGRSDDENAPRPERRKGVVNRAIHAGLGRLRSSYRFLVSGNGGSLAADTQEIVLVARLKRAFEDELRTGLRVLVAGMGIVGGWAVLVPLSAAVVVAGTLVAASNVKKVQHPNGGIVAEIFAHDGMLVKEGDLLVRLDETQVRTNLEVVTKQLDEVRVRVARLTAERDGMDAPKLPQELASRLGNKDVEQLFSSEKSLFEARASARQSQKELLRGQIGQLGQQISGLDAQIRSKAAQLRLITGELEGIQSLYDKHLVPLTRLTALQREAARLDGERGQLVSTIAETQAKISGAELQIVRIDQEFRAEVTKDLRESQDKEAELAERSVAAQDQLNRIIIRAPSSGVVHELSAHTIGGVIGPAEVIMVIVPDLDDLQIEARLSPNDIDQVRIGQKAIVRFPAFNQRTTPQLSGTVSYVSADLSHDQQTHAGYYTIKAILSREELERLGDLQLVSGMPAELFLETGSRTMMSYLLKPITDQLRRTFNQR, from the coding sequence ATGAAAACGGACGGAGAAATCTGGCAAGACAGCCAAGACGCAGGGCAGCGCCCGCCCGAGGAGCGGCTCGGCGACACGGTCGAACCGCAAGGCGCGGCGCTGATCGATGAGCTTCGACGGGTCGAGGGCATCCGCATCCGCGAGGTTCAAGCCGGATCGTATATTCCTCCCCCAGGCGACGGCCGCAGCGACGACGAGAACGCCCCGCGCCCTGAAAGGCGCAAAGGCGTGGTGAACCGCGCGATCCACGCGGGCCTCGGGCGCTTGAGGTCGAGCTATCGCTTTCTCGTGAGCGGCAACGGCGGCAGCCTCGCTGCTGATACGCAGGAGATAGTCTTGGTGGCGCGTCTGAAGCGCGCCTTTGAAGATGAGCTGAGAACTGGCCTCAGGGTGCTCGTCGCGGGCATGGGCATTGTCGGCGGCTGGGCCGTTCTGGTGCCGCTTTCGGCGGCCGTCGTTGTGGCAGGCACATTGGTCGCGGCATCGAACGTGAAGAAGGTTCAGCACCCCAATGGCGGCATCGTCGCCGAAATATTCGCGCATGACGGCATGCTGGTGAAGGAGGGCGATCTCCTCGTGCGCCTCGATGAGACGCAGGTACGCACGAACCTGGAAGTGGTCACGAAGCAACTCGATGAGGTGCGTGTGCGCGTTGCCCGGCTGACGGCAGAGCGCGACGGCATGGATGCGCCCAAATTGCCGCAAGAATTGGCGTCCCGGCTTGGCAACAAGGACGTCGAGCAGCTTTTTTCGTCCGAGAAGTCGTTGTTCGAGGCTCGTGCGAGCGCCCGCCAGAGCCAGAAGGAATTGCTGCGCGGCCAGATCGGCCAGCTCGGACAGCAGATCTCCGGCCTCGATGCTCAAATCAGGTCGAAGGCGGCTCAGCTACGTCTCATCACCGGCGAGCTAGAGGGAATTCAGAGTCTCTACGACAAACATCTCGTCCCCTTGACGCGGCTGACCGCCCTGCAGCGCGAGGCCGCCCGTCTCGACGGCGAGCGGGGGCAATTGGTTTCCACCATTGCCGAAACCCAGGCCAAAATCAGCGGAGCGGAACTTCAAATCGTACGCATCGACCAGGAGTTTCGCGCCGAGGTGACCAAGGATCTTCGCGAATCGCAAGACAAGGAAGCCGAGCTCGCAGAGCGGAGCGTTGCGGCGCAAGATCAGTTGAACAGGATCATTATCCGCGCTCCGTCATCTGGCGTGGTCCATGAGCTCTCCGCCCATACCATCGGAGGCGTCATCGGGCCCGCCGAGGTGATCATGGTGATCGTGCCGGATTTGGATGATTTGCAGATTGAGGCGCGACTGTCCCCAAATGACATCGATCAGGTTCGGATTGGCCAGAAAGCCATCGTCCGCTTCCCCGCCTTCAACCAGCGCACGACGCCGCAGCTGAGTGGGACCGTCTCCTATGTTTCCGCTGATTTGAGCCATGACCAGCAAACGCACGCGGGGTATTACACCATCAAGGCCATCCTCTCTCGCGAAGAGCTCGAGCGTCTCGGCGACCTGCAGCTTGTATCTGGAATGCCCGCGGAGCTTTTCCTCGAGACAGGAAGCCGCACGATGATGAGCTATCTGCTCAAACCGATTACCGACCAGCTCCGTCGTACCTTCAATCAGCGCTGA
- a CDS encoding type I secretion system ABC transporter, PrtD family: MLSLARTLDLESSDPITLGLRSSARRLVGVGVFSGVVNFLTLSGSLYMLQVYDRVIPSHSIATLVGLSLIVLVAYLLQGYFDALRTRMLSRIGALFDAGLQGPIHVALATLPLKGARPVLAQQPLRDLDQIRAFLSGMGPTAFLDMPWIPIFLIALFIFHPVIGITAVLGASAIVAVTLVTERQSKGAARTATESGARRQVLADATSQNAEVIRALGMTSRFTARWSQANESFLQENVRVMDLYANLGSAAKVLRYVLQSAILGVGAYLVVNEQASGGIMIASSIMMGRALAPIEVALGTWKQLVSARQGISRLRGILKATAPPAAPAVALPRPKHELSVENLSVTAPGTDRVIVSNVSFSLEAGMGLALLGMSASGKSSLIKGLIGVWPAVRGAVRLDGATLDQWDADDLGRHIGYLPQDVALFDGSVAENIARFEETATPESVLSAAQVAGAHEMILRLPSGYSTRIGERGMSLSAGQRQRIALARAVFGNPFLIILDEPNANLDADGENALTRAIQTLRGENCIVIVVSHRPSALAALNMAMVLYEGRVVAFGSREEVFARVARSSASQPLLAPTPAEGAKPRAVGGTRS, from the coding sequence ATGCTGTCGCTCGCAAGAACGCTAGACCTCGAGTCGAGCGATCCCATAACGCTCGGACTGCGCTCGAGCGCCCGACGCCTGGTCGGGGTCGGCGTCTTCAGCGGCGTCGTCAATTTCCTGACTCTGTCGGGCTCGCTTTACATGCTGCAGGTCTATGACCGGGTGATCCCCAGCCACAGCATCGCGACCCTGGTCGGGCTTTCCCTGATCGTCCTCGTCGCTTATCTCCTGCAGGGCTATTTCGACGCGTTGCGGACGCGCATGCTGTCGCGCATCGGTGCACTCTTCGACGCCGGGCTGCAGGGGCCTATCCACGTGGCGCTTGCCACCCTGCCCTTGAAGGGGGCAAGGCCGGTGCTGGCGCAGCAGCCTCTGCGTGATCTTGATCAGATACGCGCCTTTCTGTCGGGGATGGGACCTACTGCGTTCCTCGACATGCCGTGGATTCCGATCTTTCTGATCGCCCTTTTCATTTTCCATCCGGTGATCGGCATCACCGCGGTCCTCGGCGCATCCGCCATCGTCGCAGTGACCCTGGTGACCGAACGTCAATCCAAGGGCGCCGCCAGGACCGCGACCGAGAGCGGCGCGCGCCGACAAGTCCTGGCCGACGCCACGAGCCAGAATGCGGAGGTGATCCGCGCTCTCGGGATGACCAGCCGATTCACGGCTCGTTGGTCTCAGGCCAATGAGAGTTTTCTTCAAGAAAACGTTCGCGTCATGGACCTTTACGCCAATCTCGGTTCCGCGGCCAAAGTATTACGCTACGTGCTGCAATCGGCGATACTTGGCGTCGGCGCTTATCTTGTCGTCAACGAGCAAGCATCCGGCGGCATCATGATCGCGTCCTCGATCATGATGGGCCGCGCCTTGGCCCCTATAGAAGTTGCCCTCGGCACTTGGAAGCAGCTCGTTTCCGCGCGTCAAGGCATCAGCCGGCTCCGCGGCATCCTCAAGGCTACCGCTCCCCCCGCGGCTCCGGCCGTGGCCTTGCCGCGTCCGAAGCATGAACTGTCGGTTGAGAACCTCTCGGTGACGGCGCCAGGGACTGACAGGGTGATCGTTTCGAACGTGTCCTTCTCTCTCGAGGCAGGCATGGGATTGGCTCTCCTCGGGATGAGCGCCTCGGGGAAGTCCTCGCTCATCAAGGGATTGATCGGCGTCTGGCCAGCGGTCAGGGGCGCTGTGCGCCTCGACGGCGCTACCCTCGACCAGTGGGATGCCGACGATCTGGGGCGACATATCGGCTATCTTCCTCAGGATGTCGCGCTTTTCGATGGGAGCGTGGCGGAGAACATCGCCCGCTTCGAGGAGACCGCGACACCCGAATCCGTATTGAGCGCCGCCCAAGTCGCGGGCGCCCATGAGATGATCTTGCGCCTCCCGAGCGGATATTCCACACGGATCGGCGAGAGGGGCATGTCGCTGTCGGCGGGGCAGCGCCAGCGCATCGCTCTCGCGCGGGCCGTGTTCGGCAACCCGTTCCTGATCATTCTCGACGAGCCCAATGCCAATCTCGACGCCGACGGGGAAAACGCGCTGACCAGGGCCATCCAGACACTGCGAGGCGAGAATTGTATCGTTATCGTCGTGTCGCATCGCCCGAGCGCGCTGGCGGCCCTGAACATGGCGATGGTGCTTTACGAAGGCCGGGTGGTCGCCTTTGGGTCGCGTGAAGAGGTTTTCGCACGCGTGGCACGTTCAAGCGCCAGTCAGCCGCTCCTCGCGCCGACACCCGCTGAGGGCGCGAAGCCACGGGCCGTCGGCGGCACCAGGTCATGA
- a CDS encoding beta-glucosidase: MLRSGELALIERLVAEMTLEEKLGQLTMVSAELIQTGPTSAPITPKLIREGRIGSLLNLWGAERVREVQRLAVEESRLKIPLFFGLDVVHGLKTIFPIPLGESCAFDPGLWERTARAAAEETAAAGVDLTFAPMLDVARDPRWGRTVEGPGEDTFVASRFAEAKVRGFQSPHLGDARAVAATAKHLAAYGAVQAGREYASVDISQRQLHEIYLPPFRAAVEAGVAAIMPAFTDLDGTPMTANAAILRDLVRGQWGFSGVMISDYGSVAELIPHGVAADLADAAALALTAGVDIDMMGGGAYSEGLPRALERGKVTLDAIDAAVRRVLELKARLGLFEDPYRRCGTGRPPEVGDADAKRRDLAREAGRRSIVLLKNRNGVLPLRDHSGSVAVIGPLADASGALQDQGKAAGTAGKAIAVLDGLRDALPDAAISFTPGCGVDRIEDSAKAKALDLARRNDVVVLCLGETPAMSGEAASRARPGLPEAQCELARAVIALEKPVVVLLFSGRPLVLPDWLAERAEALLAVWFPGSETAGVVGDVLSGRFNPTGRLCMTWPIDVGQIPIFFGERPTGRPAIADVHYSSKYLDMPNEPLFGFGHGLSYSQFDLSGLRADRAEMRAGDSIHVEVDVANSSAVAGEETIFLFVHDPVASVARPLLELKGFGKIALAAGDQGTVRFRLAAEDLRFVGPDLASRLEPGAFDLYVGRSAAREGLLSTRIELLA, encoded by the coding sequence ATGCTACGATCCGGCGAACTCGCCCTTATCGAACGTCTCGTTGCGGAGATGACGCTCGAAGAGAAGCTCGGTCAGCTGACCATGGTCAGCGCCGAGCTCATCCAAACCGGCCCGACTTCCGCGCCCATCACGCCCAAATTGATCAGGGAGGGACGAATTGGGAGCCTTCTCAATCTCTGGGGTGCCGAGCGGGTGCGCGAGGTGCAGCGGCTCGCCGTCGAGGAATCGCGTCTCAAGATTCCGCTCTTCTTCGGCTTGGACGTGGTGCATGGGCTCAAGACCATCTTTCCGATTCCGCTCGGCGAAAGCTGTGCCTTCGATCCCGGGCTTTGGGAGCGAACGGCGCGGGCAGCAGCGGAGGAAACAGCCGCCGCCGGCGTCGACCTGACTTTCGCGCCCATGCTCGATGTCGCGCGCGATCCGCGCTGGGGACGGACCGTCGAGGGGCCCGGAGAGGACACATTTGTGGCTTCGCGCTTCGCGGAAGCCAAGGTACGCGGCTTCCAGTCGCCGCATCTCGGTGACGCAAGGGCGGTCGCTGCGACCGCCAAGCATCTTGCGGCTTACGGAGCCGTGCAGGCCGGCCGGGAATATGCTTCGGTCGACATCTCCCAACGGCAATTGCACGAGATCTATCTGCCGCCCTTCCGCGCGGCCGTGGAAGCCGGCGTCGCGGCGATCATGCCAGCTTTCACGGATCTGGACGGCACCCCAATGACGGCCAATGCGGCCATATTGCGCGATCTCGTGCGTGGCCAATGGGGCTTCTCCGGCGTCATGATCAGCGATTACGGGTCGGTCGCCGAGCTTATCCCACACGGGGTCGCCGCGGATCTCGCCGACGCCGCAGCGCTTGCGCTCACCGCCGGCGTCGATATCGACATGATGGGCGGCGGCGCCTATTCGGAAGGGCTGCCGCGCGCCTTGGAGCGCGGCAAGGTGACGCTCGACGCCATCGACGCGGCCGTCCGGCGCGTGCTCGAGCTGAAGGCGAGACTGGGCCTGTTCGAGGACCCCTACAGGCGCTGCGGGACCGGGCGTCCGCCCGAGGTTGGCGACGCCGATGCCAAGCGCCGGGATCTCGCCCGCGAGGCCGGCCGCCGTTCGATCGTGCTGCTGAAGAATCGGAACGGCGTCTTGCCGCTCCGCGATCATAGCGGCTCGGTCGCCGTCATTGGCCCACTCGCCGACGCCAGTGGCGCCTTGCAGGATCAGGGGAAGGCTGCCGGGACCGCCGGCAAGGCGATTGCCGTTCTGGATGGGCTGCGCGACGCGCTGCCCGATGCCGCGATCTCTTTCACCCCCGGTTGCGGGGTCGACCGGATCGAGGACAGCGCCAAGGCGAAGGCGCTCGACTTGGCGCGGCGAAACGATGTCGTCGTGCTTTGCCTCGGCGAGACCCCGGCGATGAGCGGAGAAGCCGCGAGCCGCGCGCGCCCGGGCCTGCCTGAGGCTCAATGCGAGCTCGCGCGGGCCGTCATCGCGCTCGAGAAACCGGTGGTCGTCCTGTTGTTCTCGGGCCGCCCCCTCGTCCTGCCCGATTGGCTGGCGGAACGGGCCGAGGCACTCCTGGCGGTTTGGTTTCCAGGCAGCGAAACGGCAGGCGTGGTGGGCGACGTGCTGAGCGGCCGCTTCAATCCAACGGGACGGCTCTGCATGACTTGGCCGATCGATGTCGGGCAGATTCCCATTTTCTTCGGGGAACGTCCGACGGGACGTCCGGCCATCGCCGACGTCCATTATTCGAGCAAGTATCTCGACATGCCGAATGAGCCCCTCTTCGGCTTCGGTCATGGATTGTCCTACAGCCAATTCGACTTGAGCGGGCTCAGGGCCGACAGGGCCGAGATGCGGGCGGGCGATTCCATTCATGTCGAGGTGGATGTCGCGAATTCGAGCGCGGTTGCCGGCGAGGAAACGATCTTCCTGTTCGTTCACGATCCGGTCGCCAGCGTCGCTCGGCCGCTGCTCGAGCTCAAGGGCTTTGGCAAGATTGCGCTCGCTGCAGGCGATCAAGGCACGGTTCGCTTCCGCCTCGCCGCGGAGGATCTTCGCTTCGTCGGGCCAGATCTCGCTTCCCGGCTGGAACCGGGGGCCTTCGATCTTTATGTCGGCCGTAGCGCCGCGAGGGAGGGGCTGTTGAGCACCCGCATCGAGCTGCTTGCTTGA
- a CDS encoding Cellobiose phosphorylase, protein MTSRMKAAARSFATPRDGDLRLRRIANATGLSVSILPNGTIFAIEHERGTSRVMINQVLGSPVHGGIGRLVLRLGGQEPRNVDITGPAANVQIGVGADRIVWAGETAGVRHHTSLWLHPDSNVWLWQVEARHVEATSTFELPCDVVLVQDIGLGERNFLMGNEAYASQYTDHHIARHSRMGPVVMSRQNLAQGGGHPWIAHGCLDGAASFATDAMQFFGPAFRDAAGTTLAFGTNLPGERLQHEAACPMIQSRPAMLAAGRAASWTFFGIYDPDHREASSDADLASLDLVQRAREQFRRAKTKMEVPARGIIQDAAPIIARSLSAEDLAAAFPDRRHEEWREGRLLSFFAPDGPHNRHVVLRDKERLVPRRHGAMLRSGKAVLPDAATLCATGWMHGVFAAQLTIGNTSFHKLFSVSRDPYNITRASGLRILVELDGRWRLLATPSAFDIGLNDCRWLYHLDDRRITVHAIASGEHAAMQWQVDVTGAPCRFLVLGHLVLGERELDHASPVMIDPARKRCSFRPDPTWLWAQHYPNAVYHLVTGTPRSVAAIGGDELLYADGKPRDGAYVALRTHATRAFGFAVVGSLTDAVEAERLAQNYETGVATAAMLAPATQYWAHLSRELRLRGRTDGSQEHLAAIETVFPWFAHDAMMHVTVPHGLEQYTGAAWGTRDVCQGPVEFFLSLEHDAPAREILRILFAQQYEQRGDWPQWFMLEPYSIIQDAHALGDVIVWPLKALCDYVEATNDFAFLDEMIAWRREDNFENTERRDSIAAHIDKLIATVKARFVSGTHLISYGEGDWNDSLQPVDPAMRDRMVSSWTVALLFEQIGRYAEVQRRVGRGVAAAELEGLAAAMAADFNHHLVRDGIVAGYGVFEPGTDRPELLLHPSDQRTGLSYSLLPMTQCIIGSLFTRDQAQAHLALIREHLLFPDGARLMDRPVAYRGGPETTFRRAESSSFFGREIGLMYVHAHLRYGEAMAALGEAESLWDALAVANPIAVTDRLAHASPRQRNCYFSSSDASFRDRYEASATWQRVRTGRVPVDGGWRVYSSGPGLYANLLIRHALGLRRRFGERVVAPVIPASLGELRLELTIDGRLQAWDLSDAGN, encoded by the coding sequence ATGACAAGCCGAATGAAGGCCGCGGCGCGCAGCTTCGCCACGCCACGCGACGGCGATCTCAGGCTGCGGCGCATCGCCAACGCAACGGGCCTGTCGGTCAGCATCCTTCCGAACGGCACGATCTTCGCCATCGAGCATGAGCGCGGGACGAGCCGGGTCATGATCAACCAGGTCTTGGGCTCACCCGTCCATGGCGGCATCGGCCGCTTGGTCCTGCGCCTTGGCGGGCAGGAGCCGAGAAACGTCGATATCACGGGTCCTGCCGCCAACGTCCAAATCGGCGTCGGGGCGGATCGCATCGTCTGGGCCGGCGAGACCGCGGGGGTCCGGCACCACACGTCTCTGTGGCTTCATCCGGACAGCAATGTCTGGCTTTGGCAGGTCGAAGCTCGGCACGTCGAAGCGACAAGCACTTTCGAGCTGCCATGCGATGTCGTCCTCGTGCAGGATATCGGCCTGGGCGAGCGCAATTTTCTCATGGGCAACGAGGCCTACGCGTCGCAATATACCGACCACCATATTGCCCGCCACTCCCGAATGGGCCCGGTCGTAATGAGCCGCCAAAACCTCGCGCAAGGCGGGGGGCATCCTTGGATCGCACATGGCTGTCTGGACGGCGCGGCGAGCTTCGCCACGGACGCCATGCAATTCTTCGGGCCGGCCTTTCGGGACGCAGCCGGCACCACGCTAGCCTTCGGCACCAATCTTCCGGGCGAGCGGCTCCAGCATGAGGCGGCCTGTCCGATGATTCAGTCGCGCCCCGCAATGCTCGCCGCAGGCCGTGCGGCGAGCTGGACATTCTTTGGGATCTACGACCCGGATCATCGCGAGGCATCGAGCGATGCCGATCTCGCTTCGCTCGACCTGGTGCAGCGAGCCCGAGAGCAGTTTCGGCGGGCGAAGACCAAAATGGAGGTGCCTGCTCGCGGCATCATCCAGGATGCCGCGCCGATCATCGCCCGCTCCCTGAGCGCAGAGGATTTGGCGGCGGCCTTTCCCGATCGCCGGCATGAGGAGTGGCGGGAGGGACGCCTCCTATCGTTCTTCGCACCCGACGGGCCGCATAATCGGCATGTCGTCCTGCGCGACAAGGAGCGATTGGTTCCGCGTCGCCACGGCGCCATGCTGCGCAGCGGCAAGGCCGTGCTGCCGGACGCGGCCACTCTCTGTGCCACGGGCTGGATGCATGGCGTCTTCGCCGCCCAGCTCACCATCGGCAACACGTCTTTCCACAAGCTCTTCTCGGTGTCGCGGGACCCCTACAACATCACGCGGGCCAGCGGGCTGCGCATCCTGGTCGAGCTCGATGGCCGATGGCGTCTGTTGGCGACGCCATCGGCCTTCGATATCGGGCTCAACGACTGCCGCTGGCTCTATCATCTCGACGACCGCCGCATCACCGTCCACGCCATTGCGTCGGGCGAGCACGCGGCCATGCAGTGGCAGGTCGATGTCACGGGCGCGCCTTGCCGGTTTCTCGTCCTCGGGCATCTCGTTCTCGGCGAGCGGGAGCTCGATCACGCGAGCCCCGTCATGATCGATCCGGCGCGCAAGCGATGCTCTTTCCGCCCCGACCCGACCTGGCTCTGGGCACAGCACTATCCGAACGCTGTCTATCATCTCGTCACCGGCACGCCCCGGAGCGTCGCGGCAATCGGCGGCGACGAATTGCTCTACGCCGATGGCAAGCCGCGCGACGGCGCCTATGTGGCGTTGCGGACACATGCGACGAGGGCGTTCGGCTTCGCGGTGGTGGGCTCCTTGACTGATGCCGTCGAAGCCGAGCGGCTGGCGCAGAATTACGAAACCGGTGTCGCGACGGCAGCGATGCTGGCGCCCGCGACGCAATACTGGGCCCATCTGTCCCGTGAGCTTCGGCTGCGGGGACGCACCGATGGCTCACAGGAGCATCTGGCGGCGATCGAGACCGTTTTCCCCTGGTTCGCCCACGATGCCATGATGCATGTCACCGTGCCGCATGGGCTCGAGCAATATACGGGGGCGGCCTGGGGTACGCGGGATGTGTGCCAAGGTCCCGTCGAGTTCTTTCTGTCCCTCGAGCATGACGCGCCGGCGAGGGAGATCCTGCGCATCCTCTTCGCCCAGCAATACGAGCAGCGGGGCGACTGGCCGCAATGGTTCATGCTGGAACCCTATTCGATCATCCAGGACGCGCATGCCCTTGGCGACGTGATCGTCTGGCCGCTGAAGGCGCTCTGCGACTATGTCGAAGCGACGAACGACTTCGCGTTTCTCGACGAAATGATCGCCTGGCGGCGCGAGGACAATTTCGAGAACACCGAGCGCCGCGACAGCATCGCCGCGCATATCGACAAGCTCATCGCGACGGTGAAGGCGCGCTTTGTCTCAGGCACCCATCTCATTTCCTATGGCGAAGGTGATTGGAACGACAGCCTGCAGCCTGTCGACCCGGCGATGCGCGACCGCATGGTGAGCAGTTGGACCGTCGCTCTCCTCTTCGAGCAGATCGGTCGCTATGCCGAAGTGCAGCGCCGTGTCGGTCGTGGCGTCGCGGCAGCCGAGCTCGAAGGCCTGGCCGCCGCCATGGCGGCCGATTTCAACCATCACCTGGTGCGCGACGGCATCGTGGCAGGCTACGGCGTATTCGAGCCAGGCACAGACCGCCCGGAGTTGCTGTTGCACCCGAGCGACCAGCGCACCGGGCTGAGCTATTCGCTCCTGCCGATGACACAATGCATCATCGGCAGCCTGTTCACGCGCGATCAGGCTCAGGCCCATCTCGCCCTTATTCGCGAGCATCTGCTCTTTCCCGACGGAGCCCGATTGATGGATAGGCCTGTCGCCTATCGCGGCGGGCCGGAGACGACCTTCCGCCGCGCCGAATCCTCGTCCTTCTTCGGGCGCGAGATCGGCCTGATGTATGTGCATGCCCATCTCCGCTATGGGGAGGCGATGGCGGCCCTGGGCGAAGCTGAGTCGCTCTGGGATGCGCTTGCGGTGGCCAATCCGATCGCGGTCACCGACCGGCTGGCTCATGCCTCGCCGCGGCAGCGCAACTGCTATTTCTCGAGCAGCGATGCCTCCTTCCGCGATCGCTATGAGGCGAGTGCGACATGGCAGCGCGTCAGGACGGGGCGGGTCCCCGTCGATGGCGGCTGGCGGGTCTATTCGAGCGGGCCCGGGCTCTACGCCAATCTCCTGATCCGGCACGCGCTCGGCCTTCGGCGTCGCTTCGGCGAGCGGGTCGTCGCGCCGGTGATACCGGCTTCGCTCGGCGAGCTGAGGCTGGAGCTGACGATCGACGGACGCCTGCAGGCGTGGGATCTCTCAGACGCCGGTAATTGA